CCGAAATGGGAACCAGCCGTTCGCGCGCGCCCTTGCCCTTGAGAATCAGGAAGGGCCGGTCCGCCGCCAGTGCGCGACGCGGCAGCGACACCAGTTCGGTCGCGCGCAGGCCCGAACCGTAGAGCAACTCGATCAGGGCCGACAGGCGCAGATCGAGCGGAGCGGGATGCGCAGCCGCCAGCTTTTCCGCGATCAGGGCGAAAAGCGAATCGACTTCCCCCGTCGACAATATCTTGGGCAGCGGACGGCGCGTCGCCGGGCGCGGCAAAGCCGTCGAAGGATTGTCGGCGCGCAGCCCCTCTTCCTCCAGAAAGCCGTAAAAGGCGCGCAGGGCCGACGCTTTGCGCGCCACGGAAGAGGCCGCCAACTCGGCCCAGGCGCTCGCCAGCCCGGCTATGCTATCCTTGGTCGCACCGGCAAGACCGCCGACGATCTCCGCCGCGCCCATCAGATCGGCGCGATAGGCGAGCAGCGTGTTGCGCGACGCCCCCCGTTCCGCCGCCATCATTTCCAGAAAGCGGTCGATGAGCGCGGCATCCTCGCCCATCAGAGCCGCGTCATCGCCTCCGCCGCGATCATCCGCGCTTCCGGGTCCAGCCCGACGCGATGCAGCGCGGCGACGATATGATAGAGGTGGAGGGGCGGCAGCCGGTTCCAGTCCGCCGTCTGCATGCCCACCGCCGCCAGCAGCGCGACGCTGCCTGTCTCACCGCGCCCGGCCGCCGCATCGATGGCGCGCGACCAGCGGCTGGTCATGCCGAGGTTGAAGCCATTGTCCTGCGCCAACGAAGCGCCGTCCTTCGCATTGAGGCGGGACAGACCGGCCAGCGCGGCGATCAGCATCTGGGTCTTGCGGGCGTCCGCTCCCTTGGCGAAGGACGAGACGCGCCCGCTACTGATATCGACGACGGGGCTGGGCGCTCCCACGGCCAGCAAGGCCCACAGATCGCCCGCACCGTCGCCATCCGCCTGGGCGGCGAGGCGCCCCCACGCAGCGGCGCTGCGGTCATAGCCCGCAGTGAACATGGCGGCGACCAGATTGGCCGCGTCCCGCGCGCTCAATTCCGAAACCGGCAGCGCAGCCGCCGCCCGCGCCGTCGCGATCAGGCCGACGAAATCGGGCCGCGCCTCATTCTGCCAGACCGTCCGCATCGCCTGCAGCCGATCATCCGCGCTCGATCCGGAATAAGCGGTGCGCAGCGCATCGATCCGGTCGGCAGTGGCGGAGGGCGCGTCGCCGTCAACGCCAAGTTGGCTGTAGAAGCCGACCAGCGCCTTGTTGGAAAAGACGCCCAGCCGCGCCGCCACTTCCGCGCCGGGCAGGCGGCGCGCCGCCGACAGCGCGGGCGCACGGGCTTCCCAGGCACGGACATGCGGACCGGCCGTAGCGTAGAGGTCGTCGGGAATCGGCACATTGAGCGCAGTCGCCAGGCCAAAGCGCCAGGCCGTCAGCCGATCCACCGCATCCCATTCGATCTTGACCGAACGGCGCGCGTTGAAGCCGGTGCCGACCACCTTTTCCGCCAGCCGATAGTCGATGCCGCGCACCACGCCGCGCCGCTGCACCTGATTGAGCGCGCCGCTGGCCGAACCCTGATCGCCCGACAGCGCCGGGCAGATCGCCCGCGTCATGTCCCAGCCCGGCTCTTTGCTGAACCGCAGCGCACCCGCCGAAAGCGGGCACAGCCCCGCCGGATCGGCGGTCGCCAGATAGGTCTGCATGGCGATGGCATAGAGGCGCGGGGTGAACTGGTCCGAATCGACGCTCTGCACCAGCAGGCGCGCGCTGTCCGCTTCCCCCATGCGCAGCAGCAGCCAGGCGCGCTCCGCCACCCAGTCGGCGCCTTCAATGTCTCCCGGCGTGTCGGTGGCCGACAGCAACGCCCGCCGCAGCAGGATCGACGCCCAGCGCGACGTGATCGGCGCACGCGTCTGCTTCATCAGCGTGGCAAGGAACTGGCCCGATTGCGCTCCGAACGCTTTGGGCGCCATGCCCAGTCGATCGGGCGTCAGCGGCCCTACCCGATCCAGCGAACGATGCGCATTTTCGGGAAGGTCATATTTCGCCTTCTCCGCCGCGATCTCCTCATCGGACAATTGCTCGTCGGCGGCATTGTCGGCCATATCGTTCGACAAGGCAAAAGCCGGCGGCTGAACCGGAACCGCGGGCGCTGGAGTCGTCGGCGCGGCGGGCCCCTGCGCTGGACGGGCGGGCTGCGACGGCGCAGGCGCGGGTGTCGCGGGCGCTTCACCAAAGCCGGGCGGCAAAAGGGATTCGGGCGCCTGCTGCGCGATAACCGGCAGGGTCAGGGCCAGCGCGAAGCTGCCCAGCGCCCATTTCACATTCACCCGTCCTTGGCCCATGCCGCTTAGTGGCCCAGCTTTTCGGCGGGAATGACCTTTTCCACGCGGCTCTGCGGCTTTTCGCCGCCGCGCGACCAGAGCAGGGCGATGATCGCGACCAGCACGACAAGCGCGATGATGGGAATGATCGGCAGCGACCGTCCACGACGACGCGAACTGCCTTCAAAACTGCTGTAGGAACGATTGCGCTTCATGAGTCCTGTTCTGGCTCGGCCTGAAGGAAAGTTGCGATTTGCCTTGTTGACGCGGGGTTGTATAGCCCCCCTCGCCATGCAGCGAAACACCAAATCCGCCCATGCGCCCGTGAAGCGCGGTCCCATCGTCTTGGTCGGCATGATGGGCGTGGGCAAATCGACCGTCGGACGGCGGCTGGCGGCGCGCCTGGGCCTTGGCTTCGTGGATGCCGACGAGGAGATCGAAAAGGCTGCGGGCATGACCATCACCGAGATGTTCGAACGCTATGGCGAGGCCTATTTCCGCGACGGTGAGCGGCGCGTGATCGGTAGATTGATGGATGGCGAACCCAAGGTGATCGCCACCGGCGGCGGCGCCTTCATGCAGGAGGAGACGCGCACGCTGATCCTCGACCACGCGCTCGCCATATGGCTGGATGCCGATATCGACACGCTGGTCGACCGGGTGTCGCGCCGCGAAGGGCGGCCGCTGCTGAAGGGCAAGGACCCGCGCGTCGTGTTGACCGAACTGGCCGCGATCCGCAATCCCGTCTACGCGCTCTGCCCCATTCATGTGAAGAGCGCCGCCGCGCCGCATGAAGTGGCGGTCGACAGCATCATGGAGAAGCTTTCAGAATGGCATTAGTCCGCGTCGCGCTGGATGCGCGCAGCTACGATATCGTGATCGAACAGGGCGCGCTGGATCATGCGGGCGGCTATCTGGCGGGCTATGCGCGCAAGGGCCGGCTGGTGGTCGTGACCGACGCGAATGTTGCCAGGGCGCAACTGCCCCGGCTGGAGGCCAGCCTGCGCAGCGCCAATATCGCCGTCGAACCCGTCATCCTGCCGCCGGGCGAGCAGACCAAGAGCTGGCGCCATCTGGAAGAACTGCTCGACGCGCTGCTGGCGCTGGAGATCGAGCGCGGCGACCATGTGGTGGCGCTGGGCGGCGGCGTGATCGGCGATCTGGTGGGCTTTGCCGCCTCCATCCTGAAGCGCGGATGCCATTTCATTCAGGTGCCGACGACGCTGCTGGCTCAGGTCGACAGTTCGGTCGGCGGCAAGACCGCGATCAATGCGCGGGCGGGCAAGAATCTGATTGGCAGCTTCTATCAGCCCGCGCTGGTGCTGATCGACCCGTCGACGCTCGACACGCTGCCTGTGCGGGAAACGCGGGCAGGCTATGCCGAGGTCGTGAAATATGGCCTGATCGACGATCCCGATTTCTTCGCCTGGTGCGAGGCGGAGGGGCACAGACTGCTCGCGGGCGATGCCGAGGCGCGCGAATATGCGATCGAGCGCAGCGTGGCCGCCAAGGCCGCGATCGTCGCCGACGATGAGCGGGAAACCTCCGGTCGGCGGGCGTTGCTGAATCTGGGCCATACCTTTGGCCATGCGCTGGAGGCGGATACGGGCTTTTCCGACACGCTGCTCCATGGCGAGGGTGTGGCGGCAGGCATGGCGCTGGCCTTCCGCTATTCGGCGCGGCTGGAGCTGTGCGCGGCGGAAGAGGCCGAACGGGTGACGGCGCATCTGAAGGCCGTGGGGCTGCCCTATGATCTCGCCACCGCGCATGTGACGGCGGACGGCCCGACGTTGGTCGCGCATATGCTGCACGACAAGAAGATGGCGGCGGGCACCCTGCCCTTCCTGCTGGCGCGAGGAATCGGGCAGACGTTCCTGTCGAAGGATGTCGTGCTGGACGATGTGGCCGCGTTTCTGGATGAGGATCGGGCGGCGGCCCTCTGACAGGCCTCCCCTCAAATGTCATCGACAAACAAAAAGGGCGCCTCGAAGGCGCCCTTTCCTTTTCGTGCCTTTGAAGGCGCCGATTACTTCTTCAGCGTCAGACCGCCGAAACGCTTGTTGAAGCGTGCGACCTGGCCGCCCTGCTCCAGCTGGCGCGTGCCGCCCGTCCAGGCCGGGTGCGACTTGGGATCGATGTCGAGCGCCAGCGTGTCGCCTTCCTTGCCCCAGGTGGAGCGGGTGCGGAAGGTGCTGCCGTCGGTCATCTGGACGGTGATGAAGTGGTAATCGGGATGCGTATCGGCCTTCATGAGACTGCTCCGTCAAAGGGCCGGTTTCCGACCGGCCATGGATGCGAAAAATTGCGAAGGCGCGCGGTTACATGGGTTCTCGCGCAAAAGCAAGGGGAGAAGCCAGCCCCTCCCCTTTCACCGTCAATCCTTCGGCGGATCGGCGATCATCGCGACGAAATTGGCTTCCGCATGGACCTTCCCGTCGATCAGCGCCTTGCCGCTGAACTTGCAGACCGCGCCGCGCATCTGCACGATGTCGACCTGCAGGTCGAGCAGGCAGCCCGGCTCGACCGGATTGCGGAACTTCACCGCGTCGATGCTCATGAAATAGACGAGCTTGCCTGATCCCGCGAGGTTCAGCGACTGCACGGTCAGCACGCCTGCCGCCTGCGCCATCGCCTCCACGATCAGCACGCCCGGCATGATCGGCCGGCCGGGGAAATGCCCCTGGAAGAACGGCTCATTGATCGACACGGCCTTGATCGCGTGGATCGATGTGTTGGGCACAATCGAAACCACACGATCAACGAGCAGCATGGGATAACGGTGCGGCAGCGACGCCATGACCCCCCGAATATCGAAGGGGCCGATGGCGACCGGTGCCGCGTCAACCTGATCCGTCATCGATGGATCAGCGCGAGGTCGGCTGCTGCGACGGGTTGGCAGGCACAGCGGCCGGAGCGGCGGCCTGACCCTGACGACCCGGCTGCCAGCCGGCCGGCGGGGTGATGCCAACGCTGGGCACCAGCGCGTTCAGTTCAGTCACGACCTGCTGCGTGATGTCGACGGTCGGCTGGTAGGAAACGGTCGCGTCGGGCGACAGGATCAAGTCGACCTTCGCCTTGGTCATGGCGGACTTCAGCGCGTCCGACAGCTTGGCCGAGATCTGCTCC
This region of Sphingobium sp. EM0848 genomic DNA includes:
- a CDS encoding tyrosine recombinase; amino-acid sequence: MGEDAALIDRFLEMMAAERGASRNTLLAYRADLMGAAEIVGGLAGATKDSIAGLASAWAELAASSVARKASALRAFYGFLEEEGLRADNPSTALPRPATRRPLPKILSTGEVDSLFALIAEKLAAAHPAPLDLRLSALIELLYGSGLRATELVSLPRRALAADRPFLILKGKGARERLVPISDRARAAVAAWLPHVAPDSPWLFPSGKSHVSRIRLYQMVKALAAAAGIAPERVSPHVLRHAFATHLLEGGADLRALQSMLGHADIGTTQIYTHVDSRRLVELVNSRHPLASMTHRRVDGAVSSP
- the rpmE gene encoding 50S ribosomal protein L31; its protein translation is MKADTHPDYHFITVQMTDGSTFRTRSTWGKEGDTLALDIDPKSHPAWTGGTRQLEQGGQVARFNKRFGGLTLKK
- the aroB gene encoding 3-dehydroquinate synthase, which codes for MALVRVALDARSYDIVIEQGALDHAGGYLAGYARKGRLVVVTDANVARAQLPRLEASLRSANIAVEPVILPPGEQTKSWRHLEELLDALLALEIERGDHVVALGGGVIGDLVGFAASILKRGCHFIQVPTTLLAQVDSSVGGKTAINARAGKNLIGSFYQPALVLIDPSTLDTLPVRETRAGYAEVVKYGLIDDPDFFAWCEAEGHRLLAGDAEAREYAIERSVAAKAAIVADDERETSGRRALLNLGHTFGHALEADTGFSDTLLHGEGVAAGMALAFRYSARLELCAAEEAERVTAHLKAVGLPYDLATAHVTADGPTLVAHMLHDKKMAAGTLPFLLARGIGQTFLSKDVVLDDVAAFLDEDRAAAL
- a CDS encoding shikimate kinase, whose product is MQRNTKSAHAPVKRGPIVLVGMMGVGKSTVGRRLAARLGLGFVDADEEIEKAAGMTITEMFERYGEAYFRDGERRVIGRLMDGEPKVIATGGGAFMQEETRTLILDHALAIWLDADIDTLVDRVSRREGRPLLKGKDPRVVLTELAAIRNPVYALCPIHVKSAAAPHEVAVDSIMEKLSEWH
- the fabZ gene encoding 3-hydroxyacyl-ACP dehydratase FabZ, giving the protein MTDQVDAAPVAIGPFDIRGVMASLPHRYPMLLVDRVVSIVPNTSIHAIKAVSINEPFFQGHFPGRPIMPGVLIVEAMAQAAGVLTVQSLNLAGSGKLVYFMSIDAVKFRNPVEPGCLLDLQVDIVQMRGAVCKFSGKALIDGKVHAEANFVAMIADPPKD